A stretch of the Desulfocurvus vexinensis DSM 17965 genome encodes the following:
- a CDS encoding ATP-binding protein — protein MNQTPPSTADAARPFKLARFLSWGSLVLIMATSILMSVILANSARETLLAKQREFALLLAENLNHQIYQRYTVPTLMAFGRIELQRDEQYHQLDKVISETIHGQHVMELRIYDLDGIVSYSTDPEQAGDEDLASDAVKQAAKVLVHNFEIVTNVSPWRAMIHFDLDPASVVMRTVYPLKTERSLYPGGPSGQPMGILEFSQDITDDYRAAINFQWLIIAISFTSSFFLFLLLLLFIRKADTMNRQRMQRTQKLERELLQAEKLASMGRVVAGIAHEIRNPLGIIQSSAEMLLKKARAEDSPRVTLLQVMFDEIRRLSQTVNDFLDYARPKKPRREDVDLALLLDQACTFLEHEFNGKSVTLAKDYPADLHVKGDKDLLYRALYNIMVNAMQAMDGGGTLTIQGRAEGGGARLRFIDTGPGFGQEVVARLADPFFTTKDNGTGLGLAIVANILTSHGAGLDFANAPDGGAQVTITFPADEETPHAE, from the coding sequence ATGAATCAGACACCACCCTCCACTGCGGACGCCGCCCGCCCCTTCAAGCTGGCCAGGTTCCTTTCGTGGGGCTCGCTGGTGCTGATCATGGCCACCAGCATCCTGATGTCGGTGATCCTGGCCAATTCGGCGCGCGAGACGCTGCTGGCCAAGCAGCGCGAGTTCGCCCTGCTGCTGGCCGAGAACCTGAACCACCAGATCTACCAGCGCTACACCGTGCCCACGCTCATGGCCTTCGGGCGCATCGAGCTGCAGCGCGACGAGCAGTACCACCAGCTCGACAAGGTCATCAGCGAGACCATCCACGGCCAGCATGTGATGGAGCTGCGCATCTACGACCTGGACGGCATCGTGTCCTACTCCACGGACCCGGAGCAGGCCGGCGACGAGGACCTGGCCAGCGATGCGGTGAAGCAGGCCGCCAAGGTTCTGGTGCACAACTTCGAGATCGTCACCAACGTCTCGCCCTGGCGGGCGATGATCCATTTCGACCTGGACCCCGCGAGCGTGGTCATGCGCACGGTCTATCCCCTGAAGACCGAGCGCAGCCTGTACCCCGGCGGGCCCAGCGGCCAGCCCATGGGCATCCTGGAGTTCTCCCAGGACATCACCGACGACTACCGCGCGGCCATCAACTTCCAGTGGCTGATCATCGCCATCTCCTTCACCTCGTCGTTCTTCCTGTTCCTGCTGCTGTTGCTGTTCATCCGCAAGGCCGACACCATGAACCGCCAGCGCATGCAGCGTACCCAGAAGCTGGAACGCGAGCTGCTCCAGGCCGAGAAGCTGGCCAGCATGGGCCGCGTGGTGGCGGGCATCGCCCACGAGATCCGCAACCCCCTGGGCATCATCCAGTCCAGCGCCGAGATGCTGCTCAAGAAGGCCCGCGCCGAGGACAGCCCCCGCGTGACCCTGCTCCAGGTCATGTTCGACGAGATCCGCCGCCTGTCGCAGACGGTCAACGACTTCCTGGACTACGCCCGGCCCAAGAAGCCGCGCCGCGAGGACGTGGACCTGGCCCTGCTGCTGGACCAGGCCTGCACCTTCCTGGAGCACGAGTTCAACGGCAAAAGCGTGACCCTGGCCAAGGACTATCCTGCGGACCTGCACGTCAAGGGCGACAAGGACCTGCTCTACCGCGCGCTGTACAACATCATGGTCAACGCCATGCAGGCCATGGACGGCGGAGGCACCCTGACCATCCAGGGCCGGGCCGAGGGCGGCGGCGCCCGCCTGCGCTTCATCGACACGGGCCCGGGCTTCGGCCAGGAGGTGGTCGCCCGGCTGGCCGACCCGTTCTTCACCACCAAGGACAACGGCACCGGGCTGGGCCTGGCCATCGTGGCCAACATCCTGACCAGCCACGGGGCCGGGCTCGATTTCGCCAACGCCCCGGACGGCGGCGCGCAGGTCACCATCACCTTCCCCGCCGACGAGGAGACGCCCCATGCCGAGTAA
- a CDS encoding DUF342 domain-containing protein, protein MDNDLLQRLLRTDCDLTRPIPPGAVFGTLGSEEDLRAAEGLAEMAYPPVSTRHEGCEFDPATRELRARVWGKAYLAEDGVYLAPTWNISEDRMLLTLEVDQLDCMGQEISVERLMEGMPKALAGLELDPQPLAEALEQARRTGSYVFVALLRGLFPEPGIDGHLDLLLREEQRVGTLREDGSMDYRERGGLHFVSPGDPLAELHPPLPGTPGFDIFGETVTPREPKEAKVRIGKNVVAAPGPEGVTVFSAAAKGVFHFRNNTLEVSELLEINGDVDLGTGNIRAQHGGVHVKGAVRSGCTVEAQGDVIVDGLIEEADITAGGLVVSGGVLMNGRNRIRAEGNVAAKFFQNAIVEAGGDVVAQLEISHCQITAGGDVTVLGPRGMIRGGHVVSGGNIVAQTLGNEARSATIVEIRPSNSEEKELIEQRGGLTEELERMDAALGDEDAIATLMAAPEEDRRILAELIKARGKLQGEVRALDVRILEQRQVLRERLAALHVRALRRVFSGVEVIIMGKRLSVTTDLEAARFRRDLDTRTIVME, encoded by the coding sequence ATGGACAACGACCTGCTGCAACGTCTGCTGCGCACGGACTGCGATCTCACGCGGCCCATCCCCCCTGGCGCGGTCTTCGGCACCCTGGGCTCCGAGGAGGACCTGCGCGCCGCCGAAGGCCTGGCCGAGATGGCCTATCCGCCCGTGTCCACCCGCCACGAGGGCTGCGAGTTCGACCCCGCCACCCGCGAACTGCGCGCCCGGGTCTGGGGCAAGGCCTACCTGGCCGAAGACGGGGTCTACCTGGCCCCCACCTGGAACATCTCCGAAGACCGGATGCTCCTGACCCTGGAGGTGGATCAGCTGGACTGCATGGGCCAGGAGATCAGCGTGGAACGGCTGATGGAGGGCATGCCCAAGGCCCTGGCCGGGCTGGAGCTGGACCCGCAGCCCCTGGCCGAGGCCCTGGAGCAGGCCCGCCGCACGGGGAGCTACGTGTTCGTGGCCCTTTTGCGCGGGCTGTTTCCCGAGCCGGGCATCGACGGCCACCTGGACCTGCTGCTGCGCGAGGAGCAGCGCGTCGGCACCCTGCGCGAGGACGGGTCCATGGACTACCGCGAGCGCGGCGGCTTGCACTTCGTGAGCCCGGGTGACCCGCTGGCCGAGCTGCATCCGCCTCTGCCCGGCACCCCGGGCTTCGACATCTTCGGCGAGACCGTGACCCCGCGCGAGCCCAAAGAGGCCAAGGTGCGCATCGGCAAGAACGTGGTCGCCGCCCCGGGCCCCGAGGGCGTGACTGTGTTCAGCGCCGCGGCCAAGGGCGTGTTCCACTTCCGCAACAACACCCTGGAAGTCTCCGAGCTGCTGGAGATCAACGGCGACGTGGACCTGGGCACGGGCAATATCCGCGCCCAGCACGGCGGGGTGCACGTCAAGGGCGCCGTGCGCAGCGGCTGCACCGTCGAGGCCCAGGGCGACGTCATCGTGGACGGGCTCATCGAGGAGGCCGACATCACGGCGGGCGGGCTGGTGGTCTCCGGCGGAGTGCTCATGAACGGGCGCAACCGCATCCGGGCGGAGGGCAACGTGGCCGCCAAGTTTTTCCAGAACGCCATCGTCGAGGCCGGGGGCGACGTGGTCGCGCAGCTGGAGATCTCGCACTGCCAGATCACTGCCGGGGGCGACGTGACCGTGCTCGGCCCCCGGGGCATGATCCGCGGCGGGCATGTCGTCAGCGGCGGCAACATCGTGGCCCAGACCCTGGGCAACGAGGCCCGCAGCGCGACCATCGTGGAAATCCGGCCCTCCAACAGCGAGGAGAAGGAGCTTATCGAACAGCGCGGCGGGCTGACCGAGGAGCTGGAGCGCATGGACGCCGCCCTGGGCGACGAGGACGCCATCGCCACCCTCATGGCCGCCCCGGAGGAGGACCGGCGCATCCTGGCCGAGCTGATCAAGGCGCGGGGCAAGCTTCAGGGCGAGGTCCGCGCCCTGGACGTGCGCATCCTCGAGCAGCGCCAGGTCCTGCGTGAGCGGCTGGCCGCGCTGCATGTGCGGGCCCTGCGGCGGGTCTTCAGCGGCGTGGAGGTGATCATCATGGGCAAGCGCCTGTCCGTGACCACCGACCTGGAGGCCGCGCGCTTCCGCCGCGACCTCGATACGCGCACGATCGTCATGGAGTAG
- a CDS encoding pyridoxal phosphate-dependent aminotransferase: MQIAKKLQNVKPSATLAISAKAMDLRAQGRSIVSLSVGEPDFGTPAHIREAAKAALDAGFTRYTQVPGIPELREAVAGYFNGHYGTSAAMEATMVTNGGKQALYNVIQALLNPGDQVLIPGPYWVSYPAMVQLADAEPVVVPSGAEQGFKITPADLDAARTPRTRMLLLNSPSNPTGVHYSAAELTALAEWAVARDVFIVSDEIYDRLVYAPARPVSLAPFWERHPEHVAVVNGLSKSFAMTGWRVGFVLAHPDLVKAMSKIQGQSTSNICSIAQKAAVAALTGPTDFMDTMCEAFARRRELAHGIVSSWPGVVCPRPDGAFYVFPDVSALYTERMPDSTAMCTVLLEEAGVAAVPGAAFGDDRCVRFSYALDDRTLTEALDKVAGVIVP, encoded by the coding sequence ATGCAGATCGCCAAGAAACTCCAGAACGTGAAGCCCTCGGCAACCCTGGCCATTTCGGCCAAGGCCATGGACCTGCGCGCCCAGGGCCGCAGCATCGTCAGCCTTTCCGTGGGCGAGCCGGACTTCGGTACCCCCGCGCACATCCGCGAGGCCGCCAAGGCCGCCCTGGACGCGGGCTTCACCCGCTATACCCAGGTGCCGGGCATCCCCGAGCTGCGCGAGGCCGTGGCGGGCTATTTCAACGGCCATTACGGCACCAGCGCCGCCATGGAAGCCACCATGGTCACCAACGGCGGCAAGCAGGCGCTGTACAACGTCATACAGGCCCTGCTCAACCCCGGCGACCAGGTGCTCATTCCCGGGCCCTACTGGGTGAGCTATCCGGCCATGGTCCAGCTGGCCGACGCCGAGCCGGTGGTGGTGCCTTCGGGCGCGGAGCAGGGCTTCAAGATCACCCCGGCCGACCTGGACGCCGCCAGGACGCCGCGCACGCGCATGCTGCTGCTCAACTCGCCCTCCAACCCCACGGGCGTGCACTACAGCGCCGCCGAGCTGACGGCCCTGGCCGAGTGGGCCGTGGCCCGCGACGTGTTCATCGTCTCCGACGAGATCTACGACCGGCTGGTCTACGCCCCGGCCCGGCCCGTGAGCCTGGCGCCCTTCTGGGAGCGCCACCCCGAGCATGTGGCCGTGGTCAACGGCTTGTCCAAGAGCTTTGCCATGACCGGCTGGCGCGTGGGCTTCGTCCTGGCCCATCCGGACCTCGTCAAGGCCATGAGCAAGATCCAGGGCCAGAGCACCTCCAACATCTGCTCCATCGCCCAGAAGGCCGCCGTGGCCGCGCTGACCGGGCCCACGGATTTCATGGACACCATGTGCGAGGCCTTCGCCCGCAGGCGCGAGCTGGCCCACGGCATCGTGTCGTCCTGGCCCGGGGTGGTCTGCCCGCGGCCCGACGGGGCGTTCTACGTGTTCCCCGACGTGAGCGCGCTGTACACCGAGCGCATGCCCGACTCCACGGCCATGTGCACCGTGCTGCTCGAGGAGGCCGGGGTGGCCGCCGTGCCGGGCGCGGCCTTTGGCGACGACCGCTGCGTGCGTTTTTCCTACGCCCTGGACGACAGGACTCTGACCGAGGCCCTGGACAAGGTCGCCGGGGTCATCGTGCCCTAG
- a CDS encoding sigma-54-dependent transcriptional regulator produces the protein MPSNILVLDDERNYLLILDALLSDAGYSVTALHDPELGLAYLEESEVDVVITDMKMPKLTGQDVLEHVHANYPHIPVLIMTAFGSIESAVEAMRLGAFDYITKPFSNEQLLLSLSKAVEMARMRRQYRLLSENLEERYGLHNIIGRSKAMRTVLEMVDKAAPSRSTVLIQGESGTGKELVARAIHFASPRKDAPFVSVNCMALSPGVLESELFGHEKGSFTGAVASRRGRFELAAGGTLFLDEIGELGPDIQVKLLRVLQERRFERVGGTKEVEVDIRIVAATNVDLRAAVDRGDFREDLFYRLNVVAIQMPPLRERREDIPLLAAHFLDKYVRENHSRITGFSPEALDYLNGYDWPGNVRQLQNVIERCTVLAAGTTIGVDDLPPEVRDEESQFKSAVDLLPARLNLADTLEKIEAALLRRALARNDFVKVKAAEALGLSKSLLQYKLKKYDL, from the coding sequence ATGCCGAGTAACATCCTGGTCCTGGACGACGAGCGCAACTACCTGCTCATCCTCGACGCCCTGCTGTCCGACGCCGGGTACTCCGTCACCGCCCTGCACGATCCCGAGCTTGGCCTGGCCTACCTGGAGGAATCCGAGGTGGACGTGGTCATCACGGACATGAAGATGCCCAAGCTCACGGGGCAGGACGTGCTGGAGCACGTCCACGCCAACTATCCGCACATCCCGGTGCTGATCATGACCGCCTTCGGCAGCATCGAATCCGCCGTGGAGGCCATGCGCCTGGGCGCCTTCGACTACATCACCAAGCCCTTCTCCAACGAGCAGTTGCTGCTGTCGCTGTCCAAGGCCGTGGAAATGGCGCGCATGCGCCGCCAGTACCGTCTGTTGAGCGAGAACCTGGAGGAACGCTACGGCCTGCACAATATCATCGGGCGCTCCAAGGCCATGCGGACGGTGCTGGAGATGGTGGACAAGGCCGCGCCCAGCCGCTCCACGGTGCTCATCCAGGGCGAGTCGGGCACGGGCAAGGAGCTGGTGGCCCGGGCCATCCATTTTGCCTCGCCGCGCAAGGACGCACCCTTCGTCTCGGTGAACTGCATGGCCCTGAGCCCGGGGGTGCTGGAGTCCGAGCTGTTCGGCCACGAGAAGGGTTCCTTCACCGGGGCCGTGGCCAGCCGCCGGGGCCGCTTCGAGCTGGCCGCCGGGGGCACGCTGTTTTTGGACGAGATCGGCGAGCTGGGCCCCGACATCCAGGTCAAGCTGCTGCGCGTGCTCCAGGAGCGGCGCTTCGAGCGCGTGGGCGGCACCAAGGAGGTGGAGGTGGACATCCGCATCGTCGCCGCCACCAACGTGGACCTGCGCGCCGCCGTGGACCGGGGCGATTTCCGCGAAGACCTTTTCTACCGCCTGAACGTGGTGGCCATCCAGATGCCGCCCCTGCGCGAGCGCCGCGAGGACATCCCCCTGCTGGCCGCCCATTTCCTGGACAAGTACGTGCGCGAGAACCACAGCCGCATCACCGGGTTCTCCCCCGAGGCCCTGGACTACCTGAACGGCTACGACTGGCCCGGCAACGTCCGCCAGCTCCAGAACGTCATCGAGCGCTGCACCGTGCTGGCCGCAGGCACGACCATCGGCGTGGACGACCTGCCCCCCGAGGTGCGCGACGAGGAGTCGCAGTTCAAGTCCGCCGTGGACCTCTTGCCCGCGCGCCTGAACCTGGCCGACACCCTGGAAAAGATCGAGGCCGCCCTGTTGCGCCGCGCCCTGGCGCGCAACGACTTCGTCAAGGTCAAGGCCGCCGAGGCCCTGGGCCTCTCCAAGTCGCTGCTCCAGTACAAGCTCAAAAAGTACGACCTGTAG